The Sediminicola sp. YIK13 genomic sequence GGCTATAAACAGACCCGTTATGGCTATCTCTTCCTTCTCCCCTGTTTGATTGTTCACTATACGTAATCCTTCCACAACCTGCTCTCCCAATACTTCGTCAACCTCCGTATTGTACCGTATGTCAATATTGGGTAAATTATTGACCCTATGCTGCATGGCTTTTGAGGCCCTCATTTCATCCCTACGGACCAACATGGTTACCTTTTTACAGATATTTGCCAAATAAGATGCTTCTTCCGCTGCCGTATCACCAGCACCTACAATTGCTACTTCTTGTCCTTTATAGAAGAACCCATCGCAAACCGCACAGGCGGAAACTCCCCCACCTCTAAGTCGCTGTTCACTTGGAATATTCAAATATTTTGCGGTTGCACCGGTAGAAATAATTATGGTCTCCGCTTCAACAACCTTGTCATCATCTACAGTAGCTCTGTGTATGCCTCCAACTTCATCACTGAATTCAACAGCTGTTACCATTCCAATGCGTACTTCGGTTCCAAAACGCTCCGCCTGTTGTTGCAACTGTACCATCATGGTTGGCCCATCTATCCCCTCAGGATAACCTGGAAAGTTATCTACCTCGGTAGTTGTGGTCAATTGTCCTCCAGGTTCCATTCCTGTGTA encodes the following:
- the trxB gene encoding thioredoxin-disulfide reductase, with the translated sequence MSEKIERIKTLIIGSGPAGYTAAIYAARADLKPVVYTGMEPGGQLTTTTEVDNFPGYPEGIDGPTMMVQLQQQAERFGTEVRIGMVTAVEFSDEVGGIHRATVDDDKVVEAETIIISTGATAKYLNIPSEQRLRGGGVSACAVCDGFFYKGQEVAIVGAGDTAAEEASYLANICKKVTMLVRRDEMRASKAMQHRVNNLPNIDIRYNTEVDEVLGEQVVEGLRIVNNQTGEKEEIAITGLFIAIGHKPNTDIFKGKLEMDETGYIITKGKTTKTSMPGVFASGDVQDKEYRQAVTAAGTGCMAALDAERYLATIETAKEVV